A region of Vitis vinifera cultivar Pinot Noir 40024 chromosome 15, ASM3070453v1 DNA encodes the following proteins:
- the LOC100242115 gene encoding probable fructokinase-7 isoform X2, whose product MLIDFVPTVGGVSLSESPAFKKAPGGAPANVAVGISRLGGSSAFIGKVGEDEFGFMLADILKQNNVDSSGMRFDRNARTALAFVTLRDDGEREFMFFRNPSADMLLRESELDANLIKKASIFHYGSISLIEEPCKSAHLAAMNIARKSGSILSYDPNLRLPLWPSPETARKTIMSIWNQADLIKISEEEITFLTGGDDPNDDNVVLKKLYHSNLKLLVVTEGSNGCRYYTKEFKGRVTGVKVKAVDTTGAGDAFVGGILNSLAADLNLYKNEEKLREALLFANACGAITVTERGAIPALPTKEAVLQILPKANA is encoded by the exons GGAGGAGTTTCTCTTTCAGAATCACCTGCTTTTAAGAAAGCCCCTGGTGGGGCTCCTGCTAATGTTGCTGTAGGGATATCAAGATTAGGGGGCTCATCTGCTTTTATTGGCAAG GTGGGTGAAGATGAATTTGGGTTCATGCTGGCTGACATTCTGAAACAAAATAATGTTGATAGTTCTGGCATGCGGTTTGATCGAAACGCAAGGACTGCACTGGCATTTGTTACCTTGAGAGATGATGGTGAGCGGGAATTCATGTTTTTTCGTAATCCAAGCGCTGATATGCTTCTTCGCGAATCAGAGCTTGATGCAAACCTCATTAAGAAG GCAAGTATTTTTCACTATGGTTCAATTAGTCTGATTGAGGAGCCATGTAAGTCAGCTCATCTTGCTGCAATGAACATTGCTAGAAAGTCTGGTAGCATCCTCTCTTATGACCCAAACTTGAGATTGCCACTATGGCCATCACCAGAGACTGCTCGAAAAACCATCATGAGTATATGGAACCAGGCTGACCTTATTAAG ATTAGTGAGGAGGAGATCACATTTCTGACTGGAGGTGATGATCCTAATGATGATAATGTGGTGTTGAAGAAGCTTTACCACTCAAATCTTAAGCTTTTGGTAGTGACTGAAGGGTCAAATGGCTGCAGATACTACACTAAG GAATTTAAAGGCAGGGTTACTGGTGTTAAAGTGAAGGCAGTAGATACTACTGGTGCAGGAGACGCTTTCGTTGGTGGGATACTGAACAGTTTGGCTGCCGACCTAAACCTGTACAAG AATGAAGAGAAATTGAGGGAAGCTCTCCTGTTTGCAAATGCCTGCGGGGCTATAACAGTGACTGAAAGAGGAGCAATTCCTGCACTTCCAACGAAAGAAGCAGTCCTCCAAATTTTGCCTAAAGCCAATGCTTGA